Proteins from a single region of Clostridia bacterium:
- the guaB gene encoding IMP dehydrogenase, giving the protein MSKYEIRECLTFDDVLLSPQKSDVLPNQVDLSTYLTKKIKLNIPLMSAAMDTVTESRLAIAIAREGGIGIIHKNMPIEDQAHEVDKVKRSEHGVITDPFFLSPEHTIKDADNLMGKYKISGVPITVDGKLVGILTNRDLRFVTDYSKPIKEFMTSENIITAPEGTTLERAKEILASYKVEKLPIVDSEGYLKGLITIKDIEKAVQYPNSARDEKGRLLVGAAIGVTNDVLERTEALYKAGVDVVVLDSAHGHSANIMNTIKKVKEKFPELQLIAGNIATKEAAIDLIKAGADAIKVGIGPGSICTTRVVAGIGVPQLTAIMDVAEAAKGTGVKVIADGGIKFSGDIPKAIAAGADVVMIGSLFAGCEESPGQTEIFQGRQFKVYRGMGSLSAMAAGSKDRYFQQNSKKFVPEGVEGRVPYKGMLSETIYQLMGGLRSGMGYCGTADIEALKENGKFVKITGAGLKESHPHDISITKEAPNYSISID; this is encoded by the coding sequence ATGTCAAAGTATGAAATCAGAGAATGTCTAACTTTTGATGACGTATTGCTTTCGCCTCAGAAAAGCGATGTTTTACCTAATCAGGTAGACTTATCAACATATTTAACTAAAAAAATAAAACTTAACATTCCTCTTATGAGCGCTGCTATGGATACAGTTACCGAATCACGCCTTGCAATCGCTATTGCAAGAGAGGGAGGTATAGGTATAATTCATAAGAATATGCCGATAGAGGACCAGGCTCATGAGGTTGATAAGGTTAAAAGGTCTGAACACGGTGTTATTACAGACCCGTTTTTCCTATCTCCTGAACATACTATTAAAGATGCTGACAATTTAATGGGTAAATATAAAATTTCAGGTGTGCCTATTACTGTTGACGGTAAGTTAGTTGGTATTTTAACAAACAGAGATTTAAGATTTGTTACTGACTATTCAAAACCGATTAAAGAGTTTATGACAAGCGAAAACATTATTACTGCACCTGAAGGCACAACTTTAGAAAGAGCAAAAGAAATTCTTGCATCTTACAAAGTTGAAAAACTTCCTATTGTTGACAGTGAAGGTTATCTTAAAGGTCTTATCACAATTAAAGATATAGAAAAAGCAGTTCAGTATCCTAACTCTGCAAGAGACGAAAAAGGCAGACTTTTAGTAGGTGCTGCAATCGGCGTTACAAATGACGTATTGGAAAGAACTGAAGCATTATATAAAGCAGGGGTTGACGTTGTAGTTTTAGACTCTGCTCACGGACACTCTGCAAATATTATGAACACAATTAAAAAAGTTAAGGAAAAGTTCCCTGAACTTCAGCTTATTGCAGGTAATATTGCAACAAAAGAAGCTGCAATAGATTTAATAAAAGCAGGGGCAGATGCAATTAAGGTTGGTATCGGTCCTGGTTCAATTTGTACAACCCGTGTTGTTGCAGGTATTGGTGTTCCTCAGCTTACAGCAATTATGGATGTAGCAGAGGCTGCAAAAGGCACAGGCGTTAAAGTTATTGCTGACGGTGGTATTAAATTCTCAGGCGATATTCCTAAAGCAATCGCTGCAGGTGCAGATGTTGTTATGATAGGAAGCCTGTTTGCAGGTTGTGAAGAAAGTCCTGGTCAGACAGAAATATTCCAGGGAAGACAGTTTAAAGTATACAGAGGTATGGGTTCATTATCAGCAATGGCTGCCGGCAGTAAAGACAGATACTTCCAGCAGAACAGCAAGAAGTTCGTTCCTGAAGGCGTTGAAGGAAGAGTTCCTTATAAAGGAATGCTCAGCGAAACTATCTATCAACTTATGGGTGGTTTAAGATCAGGTATGGGTTACTGCGGAACTGCTGATATAGAAGCATTAAAAGAAAACGGAAAATTCGTTAAGATTACAGGGGCAGGTCTTAAAGAAAGCCACCCTCACGATATTTCCATTACAAAAGAAGCACCAAACTATTCTATAAGTATTGACTAA
- the dusB gene encoding tRNA dihydrouridine synthase DusB, with the protein MKFVNFDIKNRIFLAPMAGITDLSVRTVARDWGASFCYSEMISAKGLYFKDKKTKELLLTNDYDSPLAVQIFGNDPYIMSEGVKVIADMGFKMIDINAGCPAPKIVNNNEGSALMKNPKLLGEIVEACVKASDLPVSVKIRTGFTSSTINAVECAKIIEDAGAKAIAVHGKTREQFYSGDADYSVIRNVKENVKIPVIGNGEVHTPKDCEKLFKESLCDFVLIGRGMLGNPFIFSQINDYFEKGSYIKDYGINTKMDTLIKQTELTVKYKGEHRAILEARKHIAWYLKGVKNSKTFRLMANTVNSIEDVYNLVKKVKETYTL; encoded by the coding sequence ATGAAATTTGTTAATTTTGACATAAAAAACAGGATATTTTTAGCTCCAATGGCAGGAATTACCGACCTTTCGGTAAGAACTGTTGCAAGGGACTGGGGGGCTTCTTTTTGCTATTCTGAAATGATTAGTGCAAAAGGTCTTTATTTTAAGGATAAAAAAACCAAAGAACTTCTCCTTACAAATGATTACGATTCTCCCTTAGCAGTCCAGATATTCGGAAACGACCCTTACATTATGAGCGAGGGAGTTAAAGTAATTGCCGATATGGGCTTTAAAATGATAGATATAAATGCAGGTTGCCCTGCCCCTAAAATCGTAAATAACAACGAGGGATCTGCACTTATGAAAAACCCGAAACTGCTTGGGGAAATTGTAGAAGCCTGTGTTAAGGCATCAGATTTACCTGTTTCGGTTAAAATAAGAACAGGGTTTACCTCTTCGACCATCAATGCAGTAGAATGTGCTAAAATCATTGAGGATGCAGGGGCAAAAGCAATAGCGGTTCACGGTAAAACAAGGGAGCAGTTTTATTCAGGAGATGCCGATTACTCAGTTATAAGAAATGTTAAAGAAAATGTTAAAATTCCCGTTATAGGAAACGGAGAAGTGCATACTCCAAAAGACTGCGAAAAACTGTTTAAAGAAAGTTTATGCGATTTTGTTTTAATTGGCAGAGGAATGCTTGGAAACCCATTTATTTTTTCACAGATTAACGACTATTTTGAAAAAGGAAGTTACATTAAAGATTATGGCATAAATACCAAAATGGACACTTTAATCAAACAAACAGAACTTACCGTTAAATACAAAGGAGAGCACCGTGCAATTTTGGAGGCAAGAAAGCACATAGCGTGGTATTTAAAAGGCGTTAAAAATTCCAAAACTTTCAGGCTTATGGCAAACACGGTAAATTCTATAGAAGATGTTTACAATCTTGTTAAAAAGGTAAAAGAAACTTATACACTTTAA
- the csaB gene encoding polysaccharide pyruvyl transferase CsaB, with protein MADVVISGYHGFKNSGDEALLYAILTTLREKKPDIDVTVLSKTPEETARVYDVKSISRYSFLKIRKEMKKSGMLLFGGGSLLQDVTSSKSLIYYLLVILLAQKCKLKTMLYANGVGPINKKLNRKLASFILNRVDIITLRDDKSDEELRNMKVVKPKIVITADPAFTLDADNSLSGKYFTNMAGVPSGTNLCVISLREWKNAIIGFEEKVAKLCDFMVEEYNISPLFVPMQYPVDLEISKKVISLMKNKAYVINRELTVPEMFSVLSETEFVIGMRLHSLIYATTLGIPAMAFVYDPKISAFMNSLNQPDWINVETMDLDKSKEILQRVITERELRREEIKKTNKILKKLAKENADYAMELINKCTKK; from the coding sequence ATGGCAGATGTTGTTATATCCGGATATCACGGATTTAAAAACAGCGGTGACGAAGCATTGCTATATGCTATACTTACTACTTTAAGAGAAAAAAAGCCAGATATAGATGTTACCGTTTTATCAAAAACACCTGAAGAAACTGCCAGAGTATATGATGTAAAATCAATTTCAAGATACAGTTTCTTAAAAATACGAAAAGAAATGAAAAAATCAGGTATGCTTCTTTTCGGTGGGGGAAGTCTTTTGCAGGATGTTACAAGCAGTAAATCTTTGATTTATTATCTTTTGGTTATCTTACTTGCGCAAAAATGCAAATTAAAAACTATGCTTTATGCAAACGGAGTCGGCCCTATCAATAAAAAACTAAACAGGAAACTTGCCTCTTTTATTCTTAACAGGGTGGATATTATAACCCTAAGAGATGATAAATCTGACGAAGAGTTAAGAAATATGAAAGTAGTAAAACCTAAAATAGTTATTACTGCCGACCCTGCTTTTACTCTTGACGCAGACAATTCCCTGTCAGGAAAATATTTTACAAATATGGCAGGTGTTCCGTCGGGGACCAATTTGTGCGTTATATCACTAAGGGAATGGAAAAATGCCATTATAGGTTTTGAAGAAAAGGTTGCAAAGTTATGCGACTTTATGGTAGAAGAATATAATATAAGCCCTCTCTTTGTTCCTATGCAGTATCCTGTTGACCTTGAAATATCAAAAAAGGTTATTTCGCTTATGAAAAATAAGGCATATGTTATAAACAGAGAACTTACAGTTCCTGAAATGTTTTCAGTGCTTTCCGAAACGGAATTTGTTATAGGGATGAGGCTTCATTCGCTTATATATGCGACAACACTCGGTATTCCTGCAATGGCTTTTGTATATGACCCTAAAATAAGTGCATTTATGAATTCTCTAAACCAGCCAGACTGGATAAATGTTGAAACAATGGACTTGGACAAATCAAAAGAGATTTTACAAAGGGTTATTACCGAAAGGGAATTAAGAAGAGAAGAGATAAAGAAGACCAATAAAATTTTAAAAAAATTAGCCAAAGAGAATGCTGACTATGCGATGGAGTTAATCAATAAATGTACAAAAAAATAA
- the gap gene encoding type I glyceraldehyde-3-phosphate dehydrogenase, with protein sequence MSAKVGINGFGRIGRLVFRAAMENQKVDVVAINDPFIDLDYMVYMLKYDTVHGRFNGEVSIKGDKLVVNGKEISVFASMNPEEIPWGTCGVDFVAEATGVFTTTDKASAHIKAGAKKVVITAPSADAPMFVMGVNNDKYDSSMTVISNASCTTNCLAPLAKVVNDKFGLIEGLMTTVHATTATQKTVDGPSKKDWRGGRGAAFNIIPSSTGAAKAVGKVIPELNGKLTGMAFRVPTADVSVVDLTCRLEKSATYDEIVAAIKEAADGELKGILSYTEDQVVSSDFIHDAHTSIFDVKAGIALTDNFVKLVSWYDNEWGYSNKVVDLIAYAYSVDNK encoded by the coding sequence ATGAGCGCAAAAGTAGGTATTAACGGTTTTGGTAGAATTGGTCGTTTAGTTTTCAGAGCGGCTATGGAAAACCAGAAAGTAGATGTAGTTGCTATCAACGATCCATTTATCGATTTAGACTATATGGTATATATGTTAAAATATGATACTGTTCATGGTCGTTTCAATGGTGAAGTTTCAATCAAAGGCGACAAATTAGTTGTTAACGGTAAAGAAATCAGCGTATTCGCATCTATGAATCCTGAAGAAATTCCTTGGGGAACATGTGGTGTAGATTTCGTTGCTGAAGCAACAGGTGTATTCACTACAACAGATAAAGCTTCTGCTCACATCAAAGCAGGTGCTAAAAAAGTTGTTATCACTGCTCCATCAGCAGACGCTCCAATGTTTGTTATGGGTGTTAACAATGATAAGTATGATTCTTCTATGACAGTTATTTCTAATGCTTCTTGTACAACTAACTGTTTAGCTCCTTTAGCAAAAGTTGTTAACGATAAATTCGGTCTAATCGAAGGTTTAATGACAACTGTTCACGCTACAACAGCTACACAGAAAACTGTTGACGGTCCTTCTAAGAAAGACTGGAGAGGCGGTAGAGGTGCTGCTTTCAATATCATTCCTTCTTCAACAGGTGCTGCTAAAGCAGTTGGTAAAGTTATCCCTGAACTTAACGGTAAATTAACAGGTATGGCTTTCAGAGTTCCAACAGCTGACGTTTCTGTTGTTGACTTAACTTGCAGACTTGAAAAATCTGCTACTTATGATGAAATCGTTGCTGCTATCAAAGAAGCTGCTGACGGTGAATTAAAAGGTATTCTTTCTTACACAGAAGATCAGGTTGTTTCAAGCGACTTTATCCACGATGCTCACACATCTATCTTTGATGTAAAAGCAGGTATCGCTTTAACAGACAATTTTGTTAAATTAGTTTCTTGGTATGACAATGAATGGGGTTACTCAAACAAAGTTGTTGACCTTATCGCATATGCATACAGCGTAGACAACAAATAA
- a CDS encoding phosphodiester glycosidase family protein, producing the protein MKKILLLIICFLLVLNINIANASTIYSYKEVIPISESITLTKVKEFRSDFSVTYSYIKADLTDSNTSLKLLKSDDGIDKLETVSNLAGTKENIVAALNADFFSSYSGNTGFSLGIEVEDEKLLTSPINPQTMATVSYIDKELSMSYLDFHIMAVAPNWQYNEIRHLNKHTDYYGDILMYTKEFNNGMSPAPGGEVLEVLVEDGIIKEFRRNMPSVEIPENGCVLVVSEGVNMFFANNFNVGDEIRFDYYITPDIQKAEVAFGGGAMLVKDGEVVTDWSHVIAGHNPRSAIGVDKSGKTLYLVAVDGRQGISSGMRMSHLGSLMKSLGCYNAVNLDGGGSTNMVASTVWNKDIHTVNSPTENRKVINAIGLTYDKPTLSASEILVKADKYVTFIGQPVKIETAVYDKNKRPVDDKVTLSSPYGEFNSNIFTPDTAGEVKITAKSGKLKESLSLFVVDKISGIETDSYMKLKKGETKEINFNVFDEDGNYVKIINFEPFNITSSDSNIITVNGNKINALNNGNAIITISKDGAKSYISVSVGEDSKTHTDYFENLSGKVKTYPKEVSGEFELSDEFKYSYNKAGKLKFDFTLENDEAKAVYYNLDTKYKLSDSFKEISLMFYTKEPFTHELRAQFFDENNELKILSFGNKYETNKWQKLTLQIPSSYKNLTLDSIYVVYLPEDEKDKGEIYIDDLTLDVATPLTQYTPYQNIYTNAQQNISSSDKFYIGAINSKADSLLSKYINNTVYDFIGSKDKGYIIKDTNSFKTSEFENGVIINLNTSGGGIRKTDSSQWEKLADVFNKTKKQNIFIVASDSLFGTDEFENQVIEDFLSTSDKNVFVITDSDHNSIKNIKGVYYLTLGNKNSSKLNKEYLDNLSYIEFNFDGKNTSFSFNKYYK; encoded by the coding sequence ATGAAGAAAATTTTACTTTTAATTATATGTTTTTTGCTTGTTTTAAACATTAATATTGCTAACGCTTCTACCATATACAGTTACAAGGAAGTTATACCGATATCAGAGAGTATTACGCTTACAAAAGTTAAGGAATTTCGTTCCGACTTTAGTGTAACCTATTCTTATATAAAAGCCGATCTTACTGACAGTAATACATCACTTAAACTGTTAAAATCAGATGATGGAATTGATAAACTTGAAACAGTTTCAAACCTTGCCGGTACTAAGGAAAATATAGTTGCTGCTCTTAACGCTGACTTTTTTTCTTCCTACTCAGGCAACACTGGTTTTTCCCTTGGGATAGAGGTTGAAGACGAAAAACTGCTTACCTCTCCTATCAACCCTCAAACCATGGCGACAGTTTCTTATATTGATAAAGAGTTAAGTATGTCTTACCTTGATTTTCATATAATGGCAGTTGCTCCTAACTGGCAGTATAATGAAATTCGTCATCTTAACAAGCACACCGATTATTATGGCGATATACTTATGTATACAAAAGAATTTAATAACGGTATGTCCCCTGCTCCCGGTGGAGAAGTTTTAGAAGTTTTAGTAGAAGATGGAATTATTAAAGAATTTAGAAGAAATATGCCATCTGTAGAAATTCCCGAAAACGGTTGCGTTCTTGTTGTTTCAGAAGGTGTAAATATGTTCTTTGCCAACAATTTTAATGTTGGCGACGAAATAAGATTTGATTATTATATTACCCCTGATATTCAAAAAGCCGAAGTTGCTTTCGGTGGGGGTGCAATGCTTGTAAAAGACGGAGAGGTTGTAACAGACTGGTCTCACGTTATAGCAGGGCATAACCCAAGAAGTGCAATAGGGGTTGACAAATCGGGAAAAACCCTTTATCTTGTTGCAGTTGACGGGCGTCAGGGTATAAGTTCGGGGATGAGAATGTCCCATCTTGGCTCCCTTATGAAATCGCTTGGCTGTTATAATGCAGTTAATCTTGACGGTGGAGGCTCTACAAATATGGTTGCATCAACCGTATGGAACAAAGATATTCACACAGTAAACTCCCCTACTGAAAACAGAAAGGTTATAAACGCAATAGGTCTTACTTATGATAAACCAACCTTATCTGCAAGTGAAATTTTGGTTAAGGCTGATAAATATGTTACATTTATTGGTCAGCCTGTTAAAATAGAAACTGCTGTGTATGACAAAAATAAAAGGCCTGTGGATGATAAAGTAACACTGTCTTCCCCATACGGTGAATTTAACTCAAATATTTTTACTCCAGACACTGCAGGAGAAGTAAAAATTACTGCAAAAAGCGGAAAATTAAAAGAAAGCTTATCATTATTTGTAGTAGATAAAATTTCAGGTATAGAAACTGATAGTTATATGAAATTAAAAAAGGGCGAAACAAAAGAAATAAACTTCAATGTTTTTGACGAAGATGGAAATTATGTTAAAATAATAAACTTTGAGCCTTTTAATATAACATCATCTGACAGTAATATAATAACAGTTAACGGAAATAAAATTAATGCTTTAAATAACGGAAATGCTATAATTACCATTTCAAAAGACGGTGCTAAAAGTTATATATCCGTTTCAGTTGGAGAAGACTCTAAAACACACACCGATTATTTTGAAAATTTAAGCGGAAAAGTAAAAACTTATCCAAAAGAAGTTTCGGGAGAATTTGAACTTAGTGATGAATTTAAATATTCGTATAACAAGGCAGGAAAACTTAAGTTTGATTTTACTTTGGAAAATGACGAAGCAAAGGCTGTATATTATAATTTAGATACAAAATATAAATTATCCGATTCATTTAAGGAAATATCACTTATGTTTTACACTAAAGAGCCATTTACCCATGAATTAAGGGCACAGTTCTTTGATGAAAATAATGAACTTAAAATTTTATCCTTTGGAAACAAATATGAAACTAACAAGTGGCAGAAGTTAACATTACAAATACCGTCTTCTTATAAAAACCTTACTTTAGACAGTATATATGTTGTATATCTTCCTGAAGATGAAAAGGATAAGGGAGAAATTTATATTGATGACCTTACTTTAGATGTAGCCACTCCCCTTACCCAATACACACCTTATCAGAATATTTATACAAATGCACAGCAAAACATTTCTTCTTCTGATAAGTTCTATATAGGTGCGATAAACTCTAAGGCAGATTCACTTTTATCTAAATATATAAATAACACAGTATATGATTTTATAGGCAGTAAAGACAAAGGTTATATTATTAAAGATACAAATAGTTTTAAAACTTCTGAATTTGAAAATGGTGTTATTATTAATTTAAACACATCAGGCGGAGGAATAAGAAAAACAGATTCTTCCCAATGGGAAAAGTTAGCAGATGTTTTTAACAAAACCAAAAAACAAAACATTTTTATAGTAGCATCCGATTCTTTATTTGGGACTGACGAATTTGAAAATCAGGTTATTGAAGACTTTTTATCAACATCAGATAAAAATGTATTTGTAATAACAGATTCAGACCATAACAGCATTAAGAATATAAAAGGTGTTTATTATCTTACTTTAGGAAATAAAAACAGCAGTAAACTTAATAAAGAATACCTTGATAACTTAAGTTATATTGAATTTAACTTTGACGGTAAAAACACATCCTTTTCATTTAATAAATACTATAAATAA
- the radC gene encoding DNA repair protein RadC, whose amino-acid sequence MKKENVHDKHRERLRDRYLNEGIDGLRDHEVLELILFYAIPRKDTNELAHKLLNKFGNLSGVFEAPAKELITIDGIGKGTAVYLNMFSQVKRKYESDRIFKKSYINSTNEAGEYCLNLFYARIYESFFVICLNSQNKVISCEKVSEGASDEIVVYPRHIARMAIRNNAVKVIIAHNHPGGTTIPSTEDISITREIKDSLNVVGVELFDHIIVSDNEYNSFAKLNLL is encoded by the coding sequence ATGAAGAAAGAAAATGTACATGATAAGCATCGTGAAAGGTTAAGAGACAGATATTTAAACGAGGGAATTGACGGTCTTAGAGACCACGAAGTTTTAGAACTTATTCTGTTTTATGCCATTCCGAGAAAAGATACTAACGAACTTGCTCATAAACTGTTAAATAAATTCGGTAATCTTTCAGGTGTGTTTGAAGCACCTGCAAAAGAACTTATCACTATTGACGGAATAGGTAAGGGGACAGCAGTTTATCTTAATATGTTTTCGCAGGTTAAAAGAAAATATGAATCAGATAGAATCTTTAAGAAAAGTTATATAAATTCCACAAATGAAGCAGGGGAATATTGCCTTAACCTGTTTTATGCAAGAATTTACGAATCTTTCTTTGTTATATGCTTAAATTCGCAGAATAAGGTTATAAGTTGCGAGAAAGTATCAGAGGGTGCATCTGATGAAATTGTTGTTTATCCAAGGCATATAGCAAGAATGGCAATAAGAAATAATGCAGTTAAAGTAATAATTGCCCATAATCATCCTGGCGGCACAACAATTCCATCCACAGAAGATATATCCATAACAAGAGAAATAAAAGATTCTTTAAATGTAGTGGGAGTGGAACTTTTCGACCATATTATTGTTTCAGATAATGAATATAATAGTTTTGCAAAACTTAATCTATTATAA
- a CDS encoding FeoB-associated Cys-rich membrane protein: MKEILVFLILICIIGLALYYIYKSKKNGAKCIGCPYSKTCNKEEKCL; the protein is encoded by the coding sequence ATGAAAGAAATTTTAGTATTTTTAATTTTAATATGTATTATAGGTCTGGCATTATATTATATTTATAAATCAAAGAAAAACGGTGCCAAATGTATAGGCTGTCCGTACAGTAAAACCTGTAATAAAGAAGAAAAATGTTTATAA
- a CDS encoding S-layer homology domain-containing protein has translation MKRKLSLLLAITLILSMFAGMSTYAASDISGHWAQSIIEKWIEAGKIKGYTDGSFKPSNNMTRAEFATVLASVIDINVAEYPEFPYTDVNENDWFFENVKKLHALSVIAPSDKFNPDSLITRQEVMTMAGRAFYYYSENDDAIKGFNDYQDIADYAKEYVAGLVESGCVTGYEDNTIKPLNNITRAECIKILDGFGIVKDPYSLQGIMNRIYDGVKQPLPNTMIMDITSETSAYYLGIENMEFEEAIASEPMMGSIAHSICLVKVKEGTDVQKTMAEIKEKVDPRKWICVGVERDEVIVLNKGNIILLIIDQIAPKEFEESFKNTQVERKN, from the coding sequence ATGAAAAGAAAACTATCATTATTATTGGCAATAACCCTTATCTTATCAATGTTTGCGGGTATGTCTACATATGCTGCAAGTGATATTTCGGGCCATTGGGCGCAAAGTATTATTGAAAAATGGATAGAAGCGGGTAAAATCAAAGGTTACACCGACGGAAGTTTTAAACCGTCAAATAATATGACAAGAGCAGAATTTGCAACAGTTTTAGCATCAGTAATTGATATAAATGTTGCAGAATATCCTGAATTTCCATATACCGATGTTAATGAAAACGATTGGTTCTTTGAAAATGTTAAAAAACTTCATGCGCTTTCAGTTATAGCACCAAGTGATAAATTTAACCCTGACAGTCTTATTACAAGACAGGAAGTTATGACAATGGCAGGAAGAGCATTTTATTACTACTCTGAAAATGACGATGCTATAAAAGGTTTTAATGACTATCAGGATATAGCGGATTACGCAAAAGAATATGTTGCAGGTCTTGTTGAATCCGGTTGTGTTACAGGTTATGAAGATAACACAATAAAACCTTTAAATAATATTACAAGAGCAGAATGTATTAAAATTTTAGACGGTTTTGGTATAGTTAAAGACCCTTATTCTTTACAAGGTATAATGAACAGAATTTATGACGGAGTAAAACAACCTCTTCCTAATACAATGATAATGGATATAACAAGCGAAACAAGTGCATATTATCTTGGTATTGAAAATATGGAATTTGAAGAAGCAATAGCAAGTGAACCTATGATGGGAAGTATTGCTCACTCTATCTGCCTTGTAAAAGTAAAAGAGGGCACAGATGTTCAAAAAACAATGGCAGAAATAAAAGAAAAAGTAGACCCAAGAAAATGGATATGTGTAGGCGTTGAAAGAGATGAAGTTATAGTTTTAAATAAAGGTAACATCATTCTTTTAATAATCGACCAGATTGCACCAAAAGAATTTGAAGAAAGTTTTAAAAACACCCAAGTAGAAAGAAAAAACTAA
- the spoIVB gene encoding SpoIVB peptidase: MKKRKLLLFFTLFSFLFIFFSSYKFNEKNYENLNYNLVKTNSPKNEEIFVYPSGESCGIKILSDGILVISVTDINDIPSPSKKAGIMPGDFVKKINGVPLKDADDFIKTVKETNGEFTLEYERNSVVKSCTIKPVKINGENILGMWVRDSIAGIGTLTFYSKDKSYFAALGHSIADLDTGETMPVKNGELVYSKIISCKKGEAGNPGGLSGIFLDDSKVIGNIYDNSDFGLYGKTANCDFLPPQDLIPIGYKSEVHTGEAEIISTIDGNNPERFKIEIVKINKQNNPDVKGMLIKVTDKKLLEKTGGIIQGMSGSPIIQNGKLIGAVTHVLVNDPTRGYGIFIENMLAKAEKIK; the protein is encoded by the coding sequence ATGAAAAAAAGAAAGTTGTTATTATTCTTTACCTTATTTTCTTTTTTATTTATATTTTTTTCATCATATAAATTTAATGAAAAAAATTATGAAAACTTAAATTATAATCTTGTAAAAACCAACAGTCCTAAAAATGAAGAAATTTTTGTTTATCCGTCAGGTGAAAGTTGCGGAATTAAAATTCTTTCAGACGGAATTTTAGTAATATCGGTTACGGACATAAACGATATTCCCTCACCTAGCAAAAAAGCAGGAATAATGCCTGGCGATTTTGTTAAAAAAATAAACGGAGTTCCTCTTAAAGATGCAGATGATTTTATAAAAACGGTTAAAGAAACAAATGGCGAATTTACACTTGAATATGAAAGAAATTCTGTTGTAAAAAGTTGCACAATAAAGCCTGTTAAAATAAACGGAGAAAATATTTTGGGTATGTGGGTAAGAGACAGTATTGCAGGGATAGGAACTCTTACTTTTTACTCTAAAGACAAATCTTATTTTGCAGCGCTTGGACATTCTATTGCCGATTTAGATACTGGAGAAACAATGCCTGTAAAAAACGGAGAACTGGTATATTCAAAGATTATATCCTGTAAAAAAGGAGAAGCAGGAAACCCCGGAGGGCTTTCAGGAATATTTTTAGATGACAGCAAGGTTATAGGAAATATTTACGATAACTCCGATTTTGGCTTATACGGAAAAACTGCAAATTGCGATTTTCTTCCCCCGCAGGACCTTATTCCGATAGGATATAAAAGTGAGGTTCATACAGGAGAGGCAGAAATTATATCTACCATTGATGGAAATAACCCTGAAAGGTTTAAAATTGAGATAGTAAAAATCAACAAGCAGAATAACCCTGATGTAAAGGGAATGTTGATTAAAGTTACTGACAAAAAATTACTCGAAAAAACAGGTGGAATAATTCAGGGAATGAGCGGCAGCCCCATTATACAAAACGGAAAGTTAATTGGCGCTGTTACCCATGTGTTAGTTAACGACCCCACAAGAGGTTACGGGATATTTATTGAGAATATGTTAGCGAAAGCGGAGAAAATCAAATAA